A section of the Mycolicibacterium anyangense genome encodes:
- a CDS encoding FadR/GntR family transcriptional regulator has protein sequence MVGAPEPQQASEALLRPVRPGNAFEDTVSRLLQTIRLGVLAPGDSLPPERELAARLGVSRDTVREAIKSLADAGYLVSRRGRYGGTFLAEELPAPSDEAVRVNRADLDDALLLREILEVGAARMAASRTLTAAEREGLWSRLADVRAAAPDDYRRLDSRLHLAIAEAAGSPSLVPLVAENRMRLNALLDQIPLLRRNITHSDEQHEAIVIAILAGDVAAAESAMRAHVAGSAALLHGFLD, from the coding sequence TTGGTCGGAGCACCGGAACCGCAGCAGGCCTCTGAGGCGCTGCTGCGTCCGGTGCGGCCCGGTAACGCCTTCGAGGACACTGTGAGCCGGCTGTTGCAGACCATCCGGCTCGGTGTGCTCGCTCCGGGGGACTCGCTGCCGCCAGAGCGGGAACTGGCCGCCCGGCTCGGCGTCAGCCGCGACACCGTGCGTGAGGCCATCAAGTCGCTGGCCGACGCCGGCTACCTGGTGTCGCGGCGCGGCCGCTACGGCGGAACCTTCCTGGCCGAGGAACTGCCCGCCCCGAGCGACGAAGCGGTCCGGGTCAATCGGGCCGACCTCGACGACGCGCTGCTGCTGCGCGAGATCCTCGAAGTCGGTGCCGCCCGGATGGCCGCCAGCCGCACCCTGACCGCGGCCGAGCGGGAAGGCCTGTGGTCGCGGCTGGCCGATGTGCGAGCCGCCGCCCCCGACGACTACCGGCGGCTGGATTCGCGGTTGCATCTGGCGATCGCCGAAGCCGCCGGCTCACCGTCGCTGGTGCCCCTGGTCGCCGAGAACCGGATGCGGCTCAATGCGCTGCTGGATCAGATTCCGTTGTTGCGGCGCAACATCACTCACTCCGACGAGCAGCACGAAGCGATCGTTATCGCGATCCTCGCCGGTGACGTCGCGGCGGCCGAGTCGGCTATGCGGGCCCACGTCGCGGGGTCTGCCGCGC